A window of the Pogona vitticeps strain Pit_001003342236 chromosome 4, PviZW2.1, whole genome shotgun sequence genome harbors these coding sequences:
- the DCSTAMP gene encoding dendritic cell-specific transmembrane protein has translation MTCFILLAERMWNRFVSERKPGWKNLILLFAICSSVSLAANTFLFLAGYSLLKDYPTFTAVLFSFLWIVLTFGLCFFKYLRCFASLFFLSCGMREGRNTLIAAGTGALVAGHIRNIFYNLKQLAGSISCILETQRLSFLSKYTEAIWWIYGQSKVLGNPFKYIVVLEDKLNVSYSVSDEDWKVRLNETRMAITNVTSQISSVLAVQTSLVKKVPPLLGTAFIILGTYLFIRKFQNLHKVKFKNIYITKAFIRYDEQQRQQRKLSVLPLSKEERKVYATVPSFCQTHKERKCIAYFFIPVVANVSIWTVFAAVDYLLYWLIFSVSKHLQDFPELEVHVKLYYHKNAGKFIFSDGEIAANKTSFKIPVFEHACIPTPVHSLSETWIQLGPIIFFLIVLGLLTSMLTQLKILVMTSFFPTTDMKRIEYLHAKLLKRRSKLSERNVKRKLNSFATLHFWFPILQAMRSSKKKEKDVSEDSNI, from the exons ATGACTTGTTTCATTCTATTGGCTGAGCGCATGTGGAATCGTTTTGTGTCTGAAAGGAAGCCTGGTTGGAAGAACCTGATACTCCTTTTTGCAATCTGCAGTTCTGTCAGTTTGGCAGCAAACACATTTCTGTTCCTTGCTGGGTATTCCTTACTAAAGGACTATCCCACGTTTACTGCAGTCTTGTTCTCATTTCTGTGGATCGTCCTTACCTTTGGTTTGTGCTTCTTTAAGTACCTGCGCTGTTTTGCAtccctgtttttcctttcctgtggcaTGCGTGAAGGAAGAAATACACTCATTGCTGCTGGGACAGGTGCCCTGGTTGCTGGTCACAtcagaaatattttttacaaTCTAAAGCAGCTGGCAGGTAGTATAAGCTGCATTCTTGAAACCCAGCGCTTGTCCTTTCTCAGCAAGTACACTGAAGCAATTTGGTGGATTTACGGTCAGAGCAAGGTCCTGGGAAACCCCTTTAAATATATTGTAGTATTGGAGGACAAACTGAATGTGTCGTATTCAGTTTCAGATGAAGACTGGAAGGTGAGGCTGAACGAGACAAGGATGGCCATCACAAATGTCACCAGCCAGATCTCGTCCGTACTAGCTGTACAAACCAGCCTGGTGAAAAAAGTGCCCCCACTCCTGGGCACTGCTTTCATTATTCTTGGGACATATCTCTTCATCCGAAAATTCCAGAACCTGCACAAGGTCAAGTTTAAGAACATCTACATTACAAAGGCATTCATTCGTTACGATGAGCAGCAGAGGCAACAACGAAAGCTTTCCGTCCTTCCCCTCagtaaagaagaaaggaaagtgtATGCAACGGTCCCATCTTTTTGCCAAACACACAAAGAGAGGAAATGCATCGCATACTTTTTTATCCCTGTGGTTGCTAATGTTTCCATTTGGACTGTCTTTGCCGCAGTAGATTATCTGCTGTACTGGCTCATTTTTTCAGTGAGCAAGCATCTCCAAGATTTCCCTGAACTAGAGGTCCATGTGAAATTATATTACCAT AAAAATGCTGGTAAATTCATCTTCAGTGATGGTGAGATTGCTGCCAACAAGACTTCCTTTAAGATTCCTGTCTTTGAGCACGCCTGCATCCCTACACCAGTCCACTCCCTTTCGGAAACGTGGATTCAACTGGGACctatcatcttttttttaattgtgcttgGGCTGTTGACTTCTATGCTTACACAACTAAAAATACTGGTGATGACATCGTTCTTTCCCACCACAGACATGAAACGGATAGAGTATCTGCATGCAAAATTATTGAAAAGAAGATCAAAGCTCTCAGAGAGAAATGTGAAAAGGAAACTAAATTCATTTGCAACG tTACATTTCTGGTTCCCCATCCTCCAAGCAATGAGGAGTtccaagaagaaagagaaggatgtGTCCGAAGACAGCAACATATAA